A single window of Meiothermus sp. DNA harbors:
- the aroA gene encoding 3-phosphoshikimate 1-carboxyvinyltransferase produces MERRISPTRSLKGTLRVPGDKSVTHRGLILGTLAQGQSTLYYPLKAGDTLSTAQVMRQLGATITEQGEHFLVQGAGLRLQEPGDVLDCGNAGTLMRLVAGLLSGQEIFTVLTGDASLRRRPMGRVTTPLRQMGARIEGRENGKLAPLAIRGGGLQGIHYELPVASAQVKSAVLLAGLFAEEDTEVVEPAPTRDHTERVFRHYGLPIELEGPLIRTRRAEPFAAKDLTVPGDFSSAAFFIVAALITPDSDLTLEGVGLNPTRTGLLTVLKEMGADLSWQVTEGQEGEPVGWIRARSSTLKGVSVDPKLIPLMVDEVPVLAAAAAWAEGETYIPNLEELRVKESDRVAAIAQNLQNLGVPVEAGPDWLRIRGGQVQGGGVVEPFHDHRIAMAFAVCGLPKGVTVQDAEWASISFPSFWQDLERLRGQE; encoded by the coding sequence ATGGAACGGCGCATCTCCCCTACCCGCTCCCTCAAGGGCACCCTCCGCGTTCCCGGCGACAAATCGGTCACGCACCGGGGTCTCATTTTGGGCACACTGGCCCAGGGCCAAAGCACCCTCTACTACCCCCTCAAAGCCGGAGATACCCTCTCGACAGCTCAGGTAATGCGGCAGTTGGGGGCCACGATCACCGAACAGGGCGAGCACTTTCTCGTCCAAGGGGCGGGCCTTCGTCTCCAGGAACCCGGCGATGTACTGGACTGCGGCAACGCCGGAACCCTCATGCGGTTGGTCGCGGGGTTGCTCTCGGGACAGGAGATCTTCACCGTGCTCACCGGCGATGCCTCGCTGCGGCGGCGGCCCATGGGCCGGGTCACCACCCCCTTGCGGCAGATGGGGGCCCGCATCGAAGGACGCGAGAATGGGAAACTAGCACCCCTGGCCATCCGCGGCGGCGGCCTACAGGGCATCCATTACGAGCTACCGGTAGCCAGCGCCCAGGTCAAGAGTGCGGTCTTGCTGGCAGGTCTTTTTGCCGAGGAGGACACCGAGGTCGTAGAGCCCGCCCCCACCCGTGACCACACCGAGCGGGTTTTTAGACACTACGGCTTGCCCATCGAACTCGAGGGCCCCCTAATTCGCACCCGACGGGCCGAGCCGTTTGCCGCCAAAGACCTGACCGTGCCGGGCGATTTCAGCAGTGCAGCCTTTTTTATCGTGGCCGCCCTGATCACCCCCGATTCAGACCTGACCCTCGAGGGGGTGGGTCTAAACCCCACCCGCACCGGGCTCCTCACGGTACTCAAGGAGATGGGGGCCGACCTAAGCTGGCAGGTAACCGAAGGGCAGGAGGGGGAGCCGGTGGGCTGGATTCGAGCCCGCTCCTCCACCCTCAAGGGGGTTTCGGTAGACCCCAAGTTGATTCCGCTAATGGTGGACGAGGTGCCCGTCCTGGCCGCAGCAGCAGCCTGGGCCGAGGGCGAGACCTATATTCCAAATCTGGAGGAGCTCCGCGTTAAGGAGTCCGACCGGGTAGCGGCCATCGCCCAGAACTTGCAAAACCTAGGCGTGCCCGTAGAGGCCGGCCCCGACTGGCTGCGCATTCGCGGCGGCCAGGTACAGGGCGGCGGGGTAGTCGAGCCCTTTCATGACCACCGTATCGCCATGGCCTTTGCGGTCTGCGGCCTGCCCAAGGGGGTAACGGTGCAAGACGCCGAGTGGGCCAGCATCAGTTTTCCGAGCTTCTGGCAGGACCTGGAGCGCCTGAGGGGCCAGGAATAG
- the cmk gene encoding (d)CMP kinase — MQDIITIDGPSASGKTSVAQRVAQHLGIPYISSGLLYRAVALLCLLENVSAEEIEQHLGKHRLELKPTPGQNLVFLDGQEVSEALHSLEVDQIVSAVAARPAIRQYVNEVLRQIPPPFVVDGRDMGSTVFPQARYKFYLTASPEVRAKRRVPEREASYETVLAEILRRDQADQQQSAPAQDALILDTSNLDLDGVVQAVLAHITPAPGGPITK, encoded by the coding sequence ATGCAAGACATCATTACCATTGACGGCCCCTCGGCCTCGGGCAAAACCAGCGTGGCCCAGCGGGTAGCCCAGCATCTGGGCATCCCCTACATCTCCAGTGGCCTTTTGTACCGGGCCGTGGCCCTATTGTGCTTGCTGGAAAACGTCTCTGCCGAGGAAATCGAGCAGCATTTGGGGAAACATCGCCTCGAGCTCAAGCCCACCCCCGGTCAGAACCTGGTTTTCCTGGACGGCCAGGAGGTGAGCGAAGCCTTGCATAGCCTCGAGGTAGACCAGATCGTCTCCGCTGTGGCCGCGCGCCCTGCCATACGCCAGTACGTCAACGAGGTGCTACGCCAAATTCCGCCCCCCTTCGTGGTGGACGGGCGCGATATGGGCAGCACGGTGTTTCCCCAGGCCCGCTACAAGTTCTATCTCACCGCCAGCCCCGAGGTGCGGGCAAAACGCCGTGTCCCCGAGCGCGAGGCCTCCTACGAAACCGTACTGGCCGAGATCCTCCGGCGTGATCAGGCCGACCAGCAACAAAGCGCCCCCGCCCAGGATGCCCTCATCCTGGACACCAGTAACTTAGACCTCGATGGGGTGGTGCAGGCTGTGCTGGCGCATATTACGCCCGCACCCGGTGGGCCGATAACTAAGTAA
- a CDS encoding multidrug efflux SMR transporter codes for MSGWVLLMLAIVSEVIGSTALKASQGFTKLLPSLVVVLGYGLAFYFLSLTLKTIPLNTAYAVWSGLGTALIAVLGWLVLKEPMNLPIALGIGLIIVGVVVLNLASRP; via the coding sequence ATGAGCGGATGGGTTTTGTTGATGCTGGCGATTGTCTCGGAGGTGATCGGCTCGACCGCACTCAAGGCCTCGCAAGGCTTTACCAAGCTGCTGCCTTCGCTGGTGGTGGTGCTGGGGTACGGCCTGGCCTTCTATTTTCTGAGCCTGACCCTCAAGACCATTCCGCTCAACACGGCTTATGCGGTCTGGTCGGGGTTAGGCACGGCCCTGATTGCGGTGCTGGGCTGGCTGGTGCTCAAGGAGCCCATGAACCTTCCGATTGCCCTGGGCATTGGGCTGATTATTGTGGGGGTGGTGGTTTTGAACCTGGCCTCGAGGCCTTGA
- a CDS encoding response regulator transcription factor, with protein sequence MIRILLADDHALFRQGLKSLLEAEPDFKVMGEAKDGREALRHALEAHPDIILMDIQMPGLDGVQATQEILKEWPQAKVIMLTMYRQDGYVFEAVKAGARGYMLKDADAKELLDAIRRVYQGEVLLDAEMAEQIIQDFKAQKETTPKEHAELSEREVQILRLVAQGYTNLEIASELSLSEKTVRNRLSDIFQKLHLNNRTQAALYALREGLAEKSDEQ encoded by the coding sequence ATGATTCGCATCCTACTTGCCGACGACCACGCGCTGTTTCGCCAGGGTCTCAAGAGCCTTTTGGAGGCCGAGCCCGACTTCAAGGTGATGGGCGAAGCCAAAGATGGGCGCGAGGCCCTGCGCCACGCCCTCGAGGCCCACCCTGACATCATCCTGATGGACATCCAGATGCCCGGTCTGGATGGCGTGCAGGCCACTCAAGAAATCCTCAAGGAGTGGCCCCAGGCTAAGGTGATTATGCTCACCATGTACCGCCAGGACGGCTACGTCTTCGAGGCCGTCAAGGCCGGGGCGCGAGGCTACATGCTCAAAGATGCCGACGCCAAGGAGCTACTAGACGCCATTCGCCGGGTTTACCAGGGCGAGGTCTTGCTGGATGCCGAGATGGCCGAACAGATCATCCAAGACTTCAAGGCCCAAAAAGAGACCACCCCCAAAGAACATGCCGAGCTTTCGGAACGCGAGGTGCAAATTTTGCGCCTGGTGGCCCAGGGCTACACCAACCTCGAGATCGCCTCTGAACTTTCGCTCTCCGAAAAAACCGTGCGCAACCGCCTATCGGATATCTTCCAGAAACTTCATCTTAACAACCGTACCCAGGCTGCCCTCTACGCCTTACGCGAGGGCCTGGCGGAAAAAAGCGATGAGCAGTAG
- a CDS encoding M20/M25/M40 family metallo-hydrolase, giving the protein MSDATQTTLEPLTLLGEIAEISGDSARGAWVAHQLRAQGLEPQSDELGNVWAGRGSTLLVAHIDTVLTPTPLRREKNRWFGPAVGDNSSGVAVLVALAGELVALGCTVAFSVGEEGLGNLRGARHLVKHLRPQQMIAVDGYLPGIVSRSAGSYRMRARLTGPGGHAWGDRGAPSPVPALGQALTQLYALERPNDTSLNVGRLWGGEAINAIPQEAGFELDLRALEAAELGRLVGQVQEILMEAARRFNLRLEIEGLGERPAGMTATPAMLAAARKALMELGLEAQFTAGSTDASAGVEAGIPAITLSVYRGGGAHTPEEWVEPASLQQGLWALRSFVRQLLQT; this is encoded by the coding sequence ATGAGCGATGCCACCCAAACCACCCTCGAGCCGCTGACGCTGCTGGGGGAGATTGCCGAAATAAGCGGCGACAGCGCCCGTGGGGCCTGGGTAGCCCACCAACTGCGTGCCCAGGGGCTAGAGCCCCAATCCGACGAGCTGGGCAATGTCTGGGCCGGTCGGGGCTCCACCTTGTTGGTGGCCCATATTGACACCGTACTGACCCCCACACCCCTCAGGCGGGAGAAAAACCGCTGGTTTGGCCCGGCAGTGGGCGACAACTCCTCGGGGGTGGCGGTCTTGGTGGCCCTGGCCGGCGAACTGGTGGCCCTGGGCTGTACTGTGGCTTTTAGCGTGGGCGAGGAGGGGCTGGGCAACCTGCGGGGGGCCCGGCACCTGGTCAAGCACTTACGGCCCCAACAGATGATTGCGGTGGATGGCTATCTGCCCGGGATCGTGAGTCGCTCGGCGGGTTCCTACCGGATGCGGGCCCGCCTGACCGGGCCGGGTGGCCATGCCTGGGGTGACCGGGGGGCCCCCTCGCCGGTGCCGGCGCTGGGGCAGGCCCTGACCCAGCTGTACGCCCTCGAGCGCCCCAACGATACCAGCTTGAACGTGGGCCGGTTGTGGGGCGGCGAGGCCATCAACGCCATCCCCCAGGAGGCGGGCTTTGAGCTCGATCTGCGGGCCCTGGAAGCCGCGGAGCTGGGCCGGTTGGTCGGGCAGGTTCAAGAAATCCTGATGGAAGCCGCGCGCAGATTTAACCTGCGCTTGGAAATCGAGGGACTAGGTGAGCGCCCGGCGGGCATGACCGCAACCCCGGCCATGCTGGCAGCAGCCCGCAAGGCTTTGATGGAACTGGGCCTCGAGGCCCAGTTCACCGCCGGCTCCACCGATGCCTCGGCGGGCGTGGAGGCGGGCATCCCGGCCATCACCCTGAGCGTCTACCGGGGCGGTGGGGCCCACACCCCCGAGGAGTGGGTCGAGCCCGCCTCGCTACAGCAGGGCCTGTGGGCTTTGCGTAGCTTTGTGCGGCAGCTTCTGCAAACATAA
- a CDS encoding ABC transporter ATP-binding protein, protein MPYLRRYGPQYGWGMLAGIASVGMASLSPFFLRHAIDAIRAGEAYLVWVWAIVGVAVASAFFSWANRQLLVVASRHIEHDLRMDLFRKALALDSYFYSKNRIGDLMNKFTTDLGAVREMLGGGINMGSRLLMFVVFAVVSMYLVSVPLALALSLVFPLIFAVMYYVLRLIDRRYRESQESFDKISTRAQENFSGIRVVKGFALEERELKAFQALNKDYIAKSLALTRVDGPVRALMGLLMGFAALIVLWMGGGMVIRGEMTAGQFVQFNAYLMMLGWPIVGLGWTLTIFQRGSTSYKRLEEFWHEPARITDPPNAPILQEKQVTDTGLDAPHPPSPILSQGEKGVAANYLRGEVKFEEVSLELGGRKVLEGITLTIPEGTTLGITGRTGSGKTLLVSLIPRLLDPTEGRVLVGGYDVRELPLSTLRGAIGMVPQEPFLFSDTLAENICFGLPTVDLEQAEWAAKLAGVHDDILGFPKGYQTSLGERGVTLSGGQRQRVALARALARKPQILILDDAMSAVDTETESRILSGLKSVLGQQTTLLIGHRTSTLQYADWIVVLEHGKIAEEGTHEMLLATGGIYAELDRIQRLQAEVD, encoded by the coding sequence ATGCCCTACCTGCGGCGCTATGGCCCCCAGTATGGGTGGGGCATGCTGGCCGGTATCGCCTCGGTGGGTATGGCCTCCTTATCACCTTTCTTTCTCCGCCATGCCATCGACGCCATCCGTGCCGGAGAGGCCTACCTGGTCTGGGTCTGGGCCATTGTGGGCGTAGCGGTGGCCTCGGCCTTTTTCTCCTGGGCCAACCGCCAGTTGCTGGTAGTGGCCAGCCGCCACATCGAGCACGACCTACGCATGGATCTGTTCCGCAAAGCCCTCGCGCTGGACAGCTATTTCTACAGCAAAAACCGCATCGGCGACCTGATGAACAAGTTCACCACCGATCTAGGCGCGGTGCGCGAGATGCTGGGGGGCGGCATCAATATGGGCAGCCGCCTGCTGATGTTTGTGGTGTTTGCGGTGGTATCGATGTATCTCGTGAGCGTACCGCTGGCCCTGGCGTTGTCGCTGGTGTTCCCGCTCATTTTTGCCGTCATGTACTATGTTTTGCGCCTGATTGACCGGCGCTACCGCGAAAGCCAGGAGTCCTTCGACAAAATTTCCACCCGCGCCCAGGAGAACTTCTCGGGTATCCGGGTGGTCAAGGGGTTCGCCCTGGAAGAGCGTGAACTAAAGGCTTTCCAGGCTCTCAACAAAGACTACATCGCCAAAAGCCTGGCCCTAACCCGGGTAGACGGCCCGGTGCGGGCCCTGATGGGCCTCTTGATGGGCTTTGCAGCCCTGATTGTGCTGTGGATGGGCGGGGGAATGGTCATCCGGGGTGAGATGACCGCCGGGCAGTTTGTGCAGTTCAATGCCTATCTGATGATGCTGGGTTGGCCCATTGTGGGCTTGGGCTGGACACTGACCATCTTCCAGCGGGGCTCCACCAGCTACAAACGGCTCGAGGAGTTCTGGCACGAACCGGCCCGGATTACCGACCCGCCAAATGCCCCTATCCTGCAGGAAAAACAGGTCACCGATACGGGCTTGGATGCCCCTCATCCCCCCAGCCCTATTCTCTCGCAGGGGGAGAAGGGGGTGGCTGCTAATTATCTGCGGGGAGAGGTCAAGTTCGAGGAAGTGAGCCTGGAACTCGGGGGGCGCAAGGTGCTCGAGGGCATTACCCTGACCATTCCCGAGGGCACCACGCTGGGCATTACCGGGCGCACCGGAAGCGGCAAAACCCTTTTGGTGAGCCTGATTCCCCGCCTCCTCGATCCCACCGAGGGCCGGGTGCTGGTAGGGGGCTACGATGTAAGAGAACTGCCGCTCTCCACCTTGCGAGGAGCCATCGGCATGGTACCGCAGGAGCCTTTTCTTTTCTCCGACACCCTGGCCGAGAACATCTGCTTTGGGCTTCCAACCGTCGACCTCGAGCAGGCCGAGTGGGCGGCCAAGCTGGCCGGGGTTCACGACGATATTTTGGGTTTTCCCAAGGGCTATCAGACCTCGCTGGGCGAGCGCGGCGTCACCCTTTCGGGCGGCCAGCGCCAACGGGTAGCCCTGGCCCGGGCCCTGGCCCGGAAACCGCAAATTCTAATCCTGGACGATGCTATGAGTGCTGTAGACACCGAGACCGAGTCGCGCATTCTCTCCGGCCTCAAAAGTGTGCTGGGCCAACAGACCACCCTCCTGATCGGCCACCGCACCTCAACCCTGCAGTACGCCGACTGGATTGTGGTACTGGAGCACGGCAAAATTGCCGAGGAGGGCACCCACGAAATGCTCCTGGCCACTGGAGGCATCTATGCCGAGCTGGATCGTATTCAACGCTTGCAAGCAGAGGTGGATTAG